One Octopus sinensis unplaced genomic scaffold, ASM634580v1 Contig04498, whole genome shotgun sequence genomic region harbors:
- the LOC115227541 gene encoding S phase cyclin A-associated protein in the endoplasmic reticulum, with translation MDKLTHYFSLVQGPIDSNKSISDFLQHSLGLLISLTKFITKRNSNVFGSKKTDDPTQLLATFQVTELVGIVSLLYGMLLHSGVQGRGDVPPAVLPAPTLAVTTAGLRMLNHVATLDLQVFQ, from the exons ATGGACAAATTAACGCACTACTTCAGTTTAGTTCAAGGACCAATCGATTCCAATAAATCGATATCGGACTTTTTACAACACAGCCTCGGATTACTTATATCTTTAACCAAGTTCATAACGAAACG AAACAGTAATGTGTTTGGAAGTAAAAAAACTGATGATCCGACCCAACTTTTGGCAACATTCCAAGTGACCGAACTTGTCGGAATTGTATCTCTCTTATACGGAATGCTGTTGCACTCAGGGGTCCAAGGTCGTGGTGATGTCCCTCCTGCAGTGTTACCTGCCCCAACGCTAGCAgtgacaactgctggtcttcgaATGTTGAACCACGTTGCTACGTTGGATTTACAAGTCTTTCAA